In Archangium violaceum, the following are encoded in one genomic region:
- a CDS encoding ABC transporter ATP-binding protein, producing MRRYKLETAGALVSLLLLSAANLAAPQMVRLAIDEGIARDNRSTLLAAVGGLVAIALVRGLFTFLQGYLAERASQGVAFDLRDGLFARIQRLSFSYYDQAQTGQLLTRLTNDVEQVRTFVGSGVVQFAASLVMLVGCAALLLGINLVLGVAAIAAVAPILWLLRRFMGQMGPLFGKLQASLGRLNTVLQEDLRGIRVVRAFSGEARETARYQRINDELLVQNLQVVDAISSNFPFVGFFANLGTLVVVGLGGVLIFGQRLTLGELLAFNSYLGFLLMPLMSVGFLSVQLSRAGASALRVFELLDTEVEVVDRPGARVLPPIQGRVEFRDVRFRYAGGEREVLRGVGFVAEPGQLVAILGTTGSGKSTIINLLPRFYDVTGGAVLVDGQDVREVTLSSLRSQIGIVLQEALLFSGTIRENIAYGRPEATLEEVQAAAEAAQAAGFIAELPQGYDTRVGERGVGLSGGQRQRLAIARALLTDPRLLILDDSTSAVDAETESAIQDALDRLMRGAHRTAIVIAQRVSTVRDADLILVLDEGRVVARGRHEELVASSPLYNEILGSQLQPAPAEVA from the coding sequence TTGAGGCGGTACAAGCTGGAGACGGCGGGCGCGCTGGTGTCGCTCCTGCTGCTCTCGGCCGCCAACCTCGCCGCGCCGCAGATGGTGCGTCTGGCGATCGATGAGGGCATCGCCCGGGACAACCGTTCGACCCTGCTCGCGGCGGTGGGCGGTCTGGTGGCCATTGCCCTGGTGCGCGGGCTCTTCACCTTCCTTCAGGGCTACCTGGCCGAGCGCGCCTCGCAGGGCGTCGCCTTCGACCTGCGCGACGGGCTCTTCGCGCGGATTCAACGGCTGAGCTTCAGCTACTACGATCAGGCACAGACGGGGCAACTGCTCACCCGGCTCACCAACGACGTCGAGCAGGTGCGCACCTTCGTCGGCAGCGGCGTGGTCCAGTTCGCCGCCTCGCTGGTCATGCTCGTGGGCTGCGCGGCGCTGCTGCTCGGCATCAACCTGGTGCTCGGCGTCGCGGCGATCGCGGCCGTGGCGCCCATCCTCTGGCTGCTCAGGCGGTTCATGGGCCAGATGGGCCCCCTGTTCGGCAAGCTGCAGGCGTCGCTCGGCCGGCTCAACACGGTCCTCCAGGAGGACCTGCGTGGCATCCGCGTGGTGCGGGCGTTCTCCGGCGAGGCGCGCGAGACGGCCCGCTACCAGCGCATCAACGACGAGCTGCTGGTGCAGAACCTCCAGGTCGTCGACGCGATCTCCAGCAACTTCCCGTTCGTGGGCTTCTTCGCCAACCTCGGCACGCTCGTGGTCGTGGGGCTCGGTGGAGTGCTCATCTTCGGCCAGCGGCTGACGCTCGGTGAGCTCCTCGCGTTCAACAGCTATCTGGGCTTCCTGCTCATGCCGCTGATGTCCGTGGGGTTCCTGTCGGTGCAGCTCTCGCGCGCCGGGGCATCCGCGCTGCGTGTCTTCGAGCTGCTCGACACCGAGGTCGAGGTGGTCGACAGGCCCGGGGCCAGGGTACTGCCTCCCATCCAGGGGCGGGTCGAGTTCCGCGATGTGCGCTTCCGCTACGCGGGCGGTGAGCGGGAGGTGCTTCGCGGGGTGGGCTTCGTGGCCGAGCCGGGGCAGCTCGTCGCGATTCTCGGCACCACCGGCTCTGGCAAGAGCACCATCATCAACCTGCTGCCCCGCTTCTACGACGTGACGGGGGGCGCGGTGCTCGTCGACGGCCAGGACGTGCGCGAGGTGACGCTCTCCAGCCTGCGCTCGCAGATCGGCATCGTGTTGCAGGAGGCGCTGCTCTTCTCGGGAACCATCCGGGAGAACATCGCCTATGGCCGCCCCGAGGCGACCCTGGAGGAGGTCCAGGCGGCCGCCGAGGCGGCGCAGGCGGCGGGATTCATCGCGGAGCTGCCGCAGGGCTATGACACGAGGGTCGGTGAGCGCGGCGTGGGGCTGTCGGGCGGGCAGCGCCAGCGGCTGGCGATCGCCCGGGCGCTGCTGACGGATCCGCGCCTGCTCATCCTCGATGACAGCACCTCGGCGGTCGACGCCGAGACCGAGAGCGCCATCCAGGACGCGCTCGACCGGCTCATGCGCGGCGCCCACCGCACCGCCATCGTCATCGCCCAGCGGGTCAGCACGGTACGCGATGCCGACCTCATCCTCGTGCTCGACGAGGGCCGGGTGGTCGCGCGGGGACGGCACGAGGAGCTGGTCGCCTCGAGCCCTCTCTACAATGAAATCCTCGGCTCGCAGCTCCAGCCGGCACCCGCGGAGGTCGCATGA
- a CDS encoding PKD domain-containing protein encodes MGCGEGKDSTAPEKVQITGGVTAEEAVTGWRTLQASAEDDSGKVSKVEFYVSDTLACVDGVAKSSGATFSCAWDSSSVAQGGHQLTARAYDAAGNVTRSQPLSFTVAPPNRLPTISGVTVTTSSLDEGSSTTFTVTASDSDGDALTYSWTQTPFAPAGTFGDETGATRTWTAPLVSTNTTFTLKVTVSDGKGGTTQSSLDVTVANVPSRNRAPTVDETITVPTARVVAGDTVILSIGANDQDGDTLTYTWTTTNTAGEGIFTNRNAPVAEWRSPDLRTATTYSFQVTVSDGADSVTRSGEVQLQIPSYSRDIQPLWGPTCTDCHNANSTTPQGLNLEASSSYASLVNVGGTEACSALNRVQPGSPDDSLLVQRLSSDSCGRRMPPLDADYFDRNAGELTRIRSWILAGAAND; translated from the coding sequence ATGGGTTGTGGAGAGGGCAAGGACAGCACGGCCCCGGAGAAGGTCCAGATCACCGGTGGCGTGACGGCGGAGGAGGCCGTGACGGGCTGGCGGACGCTGCAGGCCTCCGCCGAGGACGACTCCGGAAAGGTCTCCAAGGTGGAGTTCTACGTCTCCGACACGCTCGCCTGCGTGGATGGAGTGGCCAAGAGCTCCGGCGCGACCTTCTCGTGCGCCTGGGACTCCTCCAGCGTCGCCCAGGGCGGCCACCAGCTCACCGCCAGGGCCTACGATGCCGCGGGGAACGTCACCCGCTCCCAGCCTCTCTCCTTCACCGTCGCTCCGCCCAACCGCCTCCCCACCATCAGCGGGGTGACCGTCACGACCTCCTCGCTCGACGAGGGCTCGAGCACCACCTTCACGGTGACCGCCAGCGACTCGGACGGGGATGCACTCACCTACTCCTGGACGCAGACCCCGTTCGCCCCCGCGGGCACCTTCGGTGACGAGACCGGAGCGACCCGCACGTGGACGGCCCCCCTCGTCTCGACCAACACGACCTTCACCTTGAAGGTGACGGTCTCGGATGGGAAGGGAGGCACGACCCAGTCCTCCCTCGATGTGACGGTGGCGAATGTCCCCTCCCGCAACCGCGCGCCCACCGTGGACGAGACCATCACCGTCCCCACCGCGCGAGTGGTCGCGGGCGACACCGTCATCCTCTCCATCGGCGCCAATGATCAGGATGGGGACACGCTCACCTACACCTGGACGACGACGAACACGGCGGGCGAGGGCATCTTCACGAACCGGAATGCCCCCGTCGCGGAGTGGCGCTCTCCCGACCTCCGCACGGCCACGACCTACTCCTTCCAGGTCACCGTGTCCGATGGAGCCGATTCCGTGACCCGCTCGGGCGAGGTGCAGCTCCAGATTCCGTCGTACTCCCGTGACATCCAGCCCCTCTGGGGCCCGACGTGCACGGACTGCCACAACGCCAACAGCACGACGCCCCAGGGATTGAACCTGGAGGCGAGCAGTTCCTACGCGTCCCTCGTCAACGTGGGAGGCACCGAGGCCTGCAGCGCCCTCAACCGCGTGCAGCCGGGCTCCCCCGACGACTCCCTGTTGGTGCAGCGGCTCAGCAGCGACAGCTGTGGTCGCAGGATGCCTCCGCTCGACGCGGACTACTTCGACAGGAACGCCGGCGAGCTCACGCGCATCCGCTCGTGGATCCTCGCTGGTGCGGCGAACGACTGA
- a CDS encoding cupin domain-containing protein codes for MRTSLLTALLCVSAGCARVPTVPVRYVVSTADAATFRIAQGKGTAILLVNEETGASAASMGVLELQGGSGVPEHIHEDSVEMLYVEEGEAEMSVEGRAMPVRPGDAVYIPAGIRHAARIPEGTARFRAVQVYVGPGPEQRFRQGEPVKPPASTP; via the coding sequence ATGCGCACCTCGCTCCTGACGGCCCTGCTCTGTGTCTCCGCCGGCTGTGCCCGGGTTCCCACCGTTCCCGTTCGTTACGTGGTGAGCACCGCGGATGCCGCCACCTTCCGCATCGCCCAGGGAAAGGGCACGGCCATCCTGCTGGTCAACGAGGAGACCGGCGCCAGTGCGGCCTCGATGGGCGTGCTGGAGCTCCAGGGAGGCTCGGGCGTGCCCGAGCACATCCACGAGGACAGCGTGGAGATGCTCTACGTGGAGGAGGGCGAGGCGGAGATGAGCGTGGAGGGGCGGGCGATGCCCGTGCGGCCGGGAGATGCCGTCTACATCCCGGCGGGCATCCGTCACGCGGCCCGCATCCCCGAGGGCACCGCGCGCTTCCGCGCCGTGCAGGTGTACGTGGGGCCCGGCCCCGAGCAGCGCTTCCGCCAGGGCGAGCCGGTGAAGCCGCCCGCCTCCACTCCCTGA
- the nudC gene encoding NAD(+) diphosphatase produces MSPPRFIPAYDAPERPRDRALLFVVRGLDVLVAEQGESVRIPTGAELPALAAEAHFLGMLEDVDCYAVALSKDTEPPTGLKLVPARSLYNRVDEALFGVTGRALAIAEWDSTHRFCGRCGQPTVLVPGERARRCPACRTPFYPRISPAVIVLITHGDSMLLARNANFPEPFFSTLAGFVDAGESLEETVAREVKEEVGVELKNLRYFGSQPWPFGRSLMVGFTAEYAGGDIRVDGQEIAEAKWFTIDNLPRIPPRMSIARQLIDSFIAQVKARNTPG; encoded by the coding sequence GTGAGCCCTCCCCGATTCATTCCCGCCTATGACGCCCCCGAGCGCCCGCGTGATCGCGCCCTGCTCTTCGTCGTGCGTGGTCTCGACGTGCTCGTCGCCGAACAGGGGGAGAGCGTCCGCATCCCCACCGGCGCGGAGCTGCCCGCGCTCGCGGCGGAGGCCCACTTCCTGGGCATGCTCGAGGACGTGGATTGCTACGCCGTCGCCCTGTCCAAGGACACCGAGCCTCCCACGGGCCTGAAGCTCGTCCCCGCGCGGAGCCTCTACAACCGCGTGGACGAGGCCCTCTTCGGCGTCACCGGCCGCGCGCTCGCCATCGCCGAGTGGGACAGCACCCACCGCTTCTGCGGGCGCTGTGGTCAGCCCACCGTGCTCGTCCCCGGCGAGCGCGCGCGCCGCTGCCCCGCCTGCCGCACGCCCTTCTACCCGCGCATCTCCCCCGCCGTCATCGTGCTCATCACCCACGGCGACTCCATGTTGCTCGCGCGCAACGCCAACTTCCCCGAGCCCTTCTTCAGCACCCTGGCCGGCTTCGTCGACGCGGGTGAGTCGCTCGAGGAGACCGTGGCGCGCGAGGTGAAGGAGGAGGTGGGCGTGGAGCTGAAGAACCTCCGCTACTTCGGCAGCCAGCCGTGGCCCTTCGGCCGCTCGCTCATGGTGGGCTTCACCGCCGAGTACGCCGGAGGCGACATCCGCGTGGACGGCCAGGAGATCGCCGAGGCGAAGTGGTTCACCATCGACAACCTCCCGCGCATCCCTCCGCGCATGAGCATCGCCCGCCAGCTCATCGACTCCTTCATCGCCCAGGTGAAGGCCCGGAACACCCCAGGCTGA
- a CDS encoding radical SAM protein encodes MPAARPQIEPRRVPTADSVVVKEIYLSVQGESSHAGLLCSFVRLTGCHLRCTYCDSEFAFHGGMRMKIPEVVAQVKALGAPRVEVTGGEPLLQPGVYPLMEELLSAGLIVLLETSGAIDVRLVPPAVHKIVDMKTPSSGECDRNDYRNLTSMNANDELKFVIGSREDYEWSKRLITEHRLLEKPYELLFSTVFGKLTTKALAEWIIEDRLPVRFQLQMHKYTWDPNERGV; translated from the coding sequence ATGCCCGCCGCGCGTCCCCAGATCGAGCCCCGTCGTGTTCCCACCGCCGACTCCGTGGTGGTGAAGGAGATCTACCTCTCGGTACAGGGCGAGTCCTCGCACGCGGGACTGCTGTGCTCCTTCGTGCGGCTCACCGGCTGCCACCTGCGCTGCACCTACTGCGACAGCGAGTTCGCCTTCCACGGCGGCATGCGCATGAAGATTCCGGAGGTGGTGGCCCAGGTGAAGGCGCTCGGCGCGCCCCGGGTGGAGGTGACGGGCGGCGAGCCCCTGCTGCAGCCCGGTGTGTACCCGCTCATGGAGGAGCTGCTCTCCGCCGGCCTCATCGTGCTGCTGGAGACGAGCGGCGCCATCGACGTGCGGCTGGTGCCCCCGGCCGTCCATAAAATCGTGGACATGAAGACGCCGTCCTCGGGCGAGTGCGACCGGAACGACTACCGGAACCTCACCTCGATGAACGCCAACGACGAGCTCAAGTTCGTCATCGGCAGCCGCGAGGACTACGAGTGGTCCAAGCGCCTCATCACCGAGCACCGGCTGCTGGAGAAGCCCTACGAGCTGCTCTTCTCCACCGTCTTCGGCAAGCTCACGACGAAGGCGCTGGCCGAGTGGATCATCGAGGACCGGCTCCCGGTGCGCTTCCAGCTCCAGATGCACAAGTACACCTGGGACCCGAACGAACGCGGGGTGTGA
- a CDS encoding B-box zinc finger protein, which yields MATAHEPPASTSPRCPTHQRAAVATCTRCGTFLCGECTELLGEAAYCASCAALVGPQLGPIPLRLLGVSGLVLLGILSTAAAFLPGVPASFAIPRWLLLGVSGALGLWVPTRELRRIDRGQGPRRARLLARCTRWLAAVNLLFFLLSLAWGLWLLRALRPG from the coding sequence GTGGCGACCGCGCACGAACCGCCCGCCTCCACGAGCCCCCGCTGCCCCACCCATCAGCGCGCGGCGGTGGCCACCTGCACCCGCTGCGGCACCTTCCTCTGTGGCGAGTGCACCGAGCTGCTCGGCGAGGCGGCGTACTGTGCCTCCTGCGCGGCCCTGGTCGGCCCCCAGCTCGGCCCCATTCCGCTGCGGCTCCTCGGGGTGTCGGGCCTGGTGCTGCTCGGGATTCTCTCCACCGCGGCGGCCTTCCTCCCGGGGGTTCCAGCCAGCTTCGCCATCCCCCGATGGCTCCTGCTAGGTGTGTCGGGCGCGCTGGGCCTCTGGGTGCCCACCCGGGAGCTGCGCCGCATCGACCGGGGACAGGGTCCTCGACGGGCCCGGCTCCTCGCCCGGTGCACGCGCTGGCTCGCCGCCGTGAACCTGCTCTTCTTCCTGCTCTCGCTCGCCTGGGGCCTGTGGCTCCTCCGCGCCCTGCGGCCAGGCTGA
- a CDS encoding ATP-binding cassette domain-containing protein — protein MSSASSPRPDTHAAPASPSPAPAPPGVEVEGVSKFYRRGQRVLSDVNLHIRAGETFGIIGPNGAGKTTLFGCMLGLLWPDTGATPRR, from the coding sequence ATGTCCAGCGCCAGCTCGCCCCGTCCCGACACGCACGCCGCTCCGGCCTCGCCCTCACCTGCCCCGGCCCCGCCCGGTGTCGAGGTGGAGGGCGTCAGCAAGTTCTACCGCCGGGGCCAGCGCGTGCTGTCGGACGTGAACCTCCACATCCGCGCCGGAGAGACCTTCGGCATCATCGGCCCCAACGGCGCCGGGAAGACGACCCTGTTCGGGTGCATGCTCGGCCTGCTGTGGCCGGACACGGGGGCTACACCGAGACGCTGA
- a CDS encoding sensor histidine kinase gives MLQDEQKLLYMLALVCLPFWVVDSLSVMRPTWDTLALRAVWGGLTGVMAWSLSRVSPERRQVVLTLAGVVLPNVFFGLVLSRVGGVNSPLFGWLCVLPVVSLSISRGALGLGVLSTLFPMVSAGVVMWLSGTSAPLMATWLLLLLGAGGMGMLLSSFYRRVGNARVRAEAERLAAKEALVASQTRVLEAERLAQVGRLAAGVAHEVKNPLAYIQANLRFLQEEWQQVAPGVGTAEYTEALQETMQGVERIHQIVKDLTAMSRAEGVEGVGRCELAPILDASVRLASVRLKSLVKLAVEEPPAQMAVRAEPRRLGQVLLNLLLNAADAIEDAKVLDGQVAVRVETVAERVRLVVEDNGPGMKPEHLAKLFTPFFTTKEQGKGTGLGLTLSRQYVESFGGQLSAENRPEGGARFIVDLPVA, from the coding sequence ATGCTCCAGGACGAGCAGAAACTTCTCTACATGCTGGCCCTCGTGTGTCTGCCGTTCTGGGTGGTGGACTCGCTGTCGGTGATGCGGCCGACATGGGACACGCTGGCGCTGCGGGCGGTGTGGGGGGGGCTGACGGGGGTGATGGCGTGGTCGCTCAGCCGGGTGTCGCCGGAGCGGCGCCAGGTGGTGCTGACGCTGGCCGGGGTGGTGCTGCCCAACGTCTTCTTCGGGCTGGTGTTGTCCCGGGTGGGAGGGGTGAACAGCCCGCTCTTCGGCTGGCTCTGCGTGTTGCCGGTGGTGTCGCTCTCCATCTCGCGGGGGGCGCTGGGGCTGGGCGTGCTCAGTACGCTCTTTCCGATGGTGTCGGCGGGCGTGGTGATGTGGCTGAGCGGGACGAGCGCGCCGCTGATGGCGACGTGGCTGCTGCTGCTGCTGGGGGCCGGAGGCATGGGGATGCTGCTGAGCTCCTTCTACCGGCGGGTGGGCAACGCGCGGGTGAGGGCGGAGGCGGAGCGGCTGGCGGCGAAGGAGGCGCTGGTGGCGTCGCAGACGCGCGTGCTGGAGGCGGAGCGGCTGGCGCAGGTGGGGCGGCTGGCGGCGGGCGTGGCGCACGAGGTGAAGAACCCGCTGGCCTACATCCAGGCCAACCTGCGCTTCCTCCAGGAGGAGTGGCAGCAGGTGGCGCCGGGAGTGGGCACGGCCGAGTACACCGAGGCCCTGCAGGAGACGATGCAGGGGGTGGAGCGCATCCATCAAATCGTGAAGGACCTCACGGCGATGTCGCGCGCCGAGGGCGTGGAGGGCGTGGGGCGGTGCGAGCTGGCGCCGATCCTCGACGCGAGCGTGCGGCTGGCGTCGGTGCGGCTCAAGTCGCTGGTGAAGCTGGCGGTGGAGGAGCCGCCGGCGCAGATGGCGGTGAGGGCCGAGCCGCGGCGGCTGGGGCAGGTGCTGCTGAACCTGCTGTTGAACGCGGCGGACGCCATCGAGGACGCGAAGGTGCTGGACGGGCAGGTGGCGGTGCGCGTGGAGACGGTGGCCGAGCGGGTGCGGCTGGTGGTGGAGGACAACGGGCCGGGGATGAAGCCGGAGCACCTGGCGAAGCTCTTCACGCCGTTCTTCACGACGAAGGAGCAGGGGAAGGGCACGGGGCTGGGGCTGACGTTGTCGCGCCAGTACGTGGAGTCCTTCGGGGGCCAGCTGAGCGCGGAGAACCGTCCCGAGGGCGGCGCGCGCTTCATCGTGGATCTGCCGGTGGCGTGA
- a CDS encoding GIY-YIG nuclease family protein, which translates to MLPPAVPDAWTVYMVRCRDGSLYTGATNNLERRLATHNRGRGAAYTRARLPVTLVWSESAADRGAALRREAALKRLSRAEKLRLVQQVRG; encoded by the coding sequence ATGCTGCCGCCCGCCGTGCCGGACGCCTGGACCGTCTACATGGTGCGCTGCCGGGATGGGTCGCTCTACACCGGTGCCACCAACAACCTCGAGCGCCGCCTGGCCACCCACAACCGGGGCCGCGGCGCCGCCTACACCCGTGCCCGCCTGCCGGTGACGCTGGTGTGGAGCGAGTCGGCCGCCGATCGCGGCGCCGCCCTGCGCCGCGAGGCCGCCCTCAAGCGCCTCTCACGGGCTGAGAAACTTCGCCTTGTTCAGCAGGTGCGTGGCTGA
- a CDS encoding CBS domain-containing protein encodes MRQDPTLAERLSSTEVTLLPTDTLLRALRVMERHGVSLLPVVEEAGGLVGLISRAHVLSAWRVDPLLPVGLVMSECGKPRGGTWEGPPPY; translated from the coding sequence ATGCGGCAAGACCCGACACTTGCGGAAAGGTTGTCCTCGACCGAGGTCACCCTACTACCCACAGATACTCTCCTTCGTGCCCTGCGAGTGATGGAGCGACACGGTGTCTCGCTACTTCCCGTGGTGGAGGAGGCGGGGGGATTGGTGGGGCTCATCAGCCGGGCCCACGTGCTGTCGGCCTGGCGGGTGGACCCCCTGCTGCCGGTGGGGTTGGTGATGTCGGAGTGTGGGAAACCCAGGGGGGGGACATGGGAGGGCCCGCCTCCTTATTAG
- a CDS encoding alpha/beta hydrolase: MADLFSRTVNHEGEGLLTLPFKPDELYRVPTDDGAAIALGRYHPRGERRYAEPVVLCHGLGANRFHMDFDERYSLARYLARAGFETWVMELRGRGLAGPCGEASFDDQAEHDVRSALRTVLSTGAKEVLWVGHSKGGLTLYGHLARNPQAPVRAAVAMGSPFTFAVQPGLKRFIQRIEPLLRLKMIPTRRITGIALFGAPPGPLSRYMMLASNMEPDVVRKALANVPADIYGGVVRQFAHWIATDSFCMTDGTCYRKPLSEVRLPVMLMAGSKDLLAPPLAVARAQEHLGGPVKLVVAGRGHGFAEDYGHADLVLGRRAPDEIFPLVEAFLSAHATRP; this comes from the coding sequence ATGGCGGATCTCTTCTCGCGGACGGTCAACCACGAGGGAGAGGGGCTGCTCACCCTGCCCTTCAAGCCCGACGAGCTGTACCGGGTCCCCACGGATGACGGCGCGGCCATCGCCCTGGGGCGCTACCACCCTCGGGGCGAGCGCCGCTACGCCGAGCCCGTCGTCCTCTGCCATGGCCTGGGAGCCAACCGCTTCCACATGGACTTCGACGAGCGCTACAGCCTGGCGCGCTACCTGGCCCGGGCGGGCTTCGAAACGTGGGTGATGGAGCTGAGGGGCCGGGGGCTGGCGGGCCCCTGTGGCGAGGCCTCCTTCGATGACCAGGCCGAGCACGACGTGCGCAGCGCCCTGCGAACCGTCCTCTCCACGGGGGCGAAGGAAGTGCTCTGGGTGGGCCATTCCAAGGGAGGACTGACCCTGTACGGCCATCTGGCGCGAAACCCGCAAGCGCCCGTCCGGGCGGCCGTGGCCATGGGCAGCCCCTTCACCTTCGCGGTGCAGCCGGGCCTCAAGCGCTTCATCCAGCGGATAGAGCCGCTGCTGCGCCTGAAGATGATTCCCACCCGGCGAATCACCGGCATCGCCCTGTTCGGCGCGCCGCCGGGGCCGCTCAGCCGCTACATGATGCTGGCCTCCAACATGGAGCCGGACGTGGTGCGCAAGGCCCTGGCCAACGTGCCCGCGGACATCTATGGCGGCGTGGTGCGCCAGTTCGCCCATTGGATCGCCACCGACTCCTTCTGCATGACGGACGGCACCTGCTACCGCAAGCCGCTGTCCGAGGTGCGCCTGCCGGTGATGCTCATGGCGGGGAGCAAGGACCTGCTCGCTCCCCCGCTGGCCGTGGCACGGGCCCAGGAGCACCTCGGTGGGCCGGTGAAGCTGGTGGTGGCCGGGCGGGGGCACGGCTTCGCCGAGGACTACGGCCATGCCGACCTGGTGCTCGGACGTCGGGCACCGGACGAAATCTTCCCCCTGGTGGAGGCGTTCCTGTCCGCGCACGCGACCCGGCCGTGA
- a CDS encoding peptidylprolyl isomerase, with translation MSPTLRPLALALLALVGCERGPAPGHAQVDLRHTREEGGTPVASWEADGVTAEELRLRLGEMSPALRERYQTLEQKREYVEGLARFELLVREAVARGLQNDPEVVASTKRALVSRLMRQQLDEAQPPVSDAEVAAYYERQKEDYVRPEQVRLSHVFLAAPRADAARVAAAREKAEKLLAEAKALPPKDFAAFGRLARAHSEEPRTQPLDGDLRFRALEVLAQDFGPEVAEAARALIASGPGALSGVVQTDAGLHVLRLTGYQSALDLKLEDVRQQISGRLSQEKRTRAWAELLGDLERRSGFALDTAALSRVHVDVSTPMLPASGPAPGTIPSPFPAAPVEQP, from the coding sequence ATGTCCCCCACCCTTCGTCCCCTTGCCCTCGCCCTGCTGGCCCTCGTGGGCTGCGAGCGCGGCCCCGCGCCGGGTCACGCCCAGGTGGATCTCCGCCACACGCGTGAGGAGGGCGGCACGCCGGTGGCCTCCTGGGAGGCAGACGGGGTGACGGCGGAGGAGCTGCGCCTGCGCCTGGGGGAGATGAGCCCCGCGCTGCGCGAGCGCTACCAGACGCTGGAGCAGAAGCGCGAGTACGTGGAGGGCCTGGCCCGCTTCGAGCTGCTGGTGCGGGAGGCCGTCGCGCGCGGGCTGCAGAACGACCCCGAGGTGGTGGCCAGCACCAAGCGGGCGCTGGTGTCGAGGCTGATGCGGCAACAGCTCGACGAGGCCCAGCCCCCCGTGTCCGACGCCGAGGTGGCCGCGTACTACGAGCGCCAGAAGGAGGACTACGTGCGGCCGGAGCAGGTGCGGCTCTCGCACGTCTTCCTCGCGGCGCCCCGGGCGGACGCGGCGCGCGTGGCGGCGGCGCGCGAGAAGGCGGAGAAGCTGCTCGCCGAGGCGAAGGCCCTGCCTCCCAAGGACTTCGCCGCCTTCGGCCGGCTGGCGCGGGCCCACAGCGAGGAGCCCCGCACGCAGCCGTTGGACGGAGACCTGCGCTTCCGCGCCCTGGAGGTGCTGGCCCAGGACTTCGGGCCCGAGGTGGCCGAGGCCGCGCGCGCCCTCATCGCCAGCGGCCCGGGCGCGCTCAGTGGCGTGGTGCAGACGGACGCGGGGCTGCACGTGCTGAGGCTCACCGGGTACCAGTCGGCGCTGGACCTGAAGCTCGAGGACGTGCGCCAGCAGATCTCCGGCCGCCTGTCCCAGGAGAAGCGCACCCGGGCCTGGGCGGAGCTGCTCGGCGACCTGGAGCGCCGCTCGGGTTTCGCGCTGGACACCGCGGCGCTGTCGCGGGTGCACGTGGACGTGAGCACACCCATGCTGCCAGCGAGCGGCCCGGCCCCCGGTACCATTCCTTCCCCCTTCCCCGCCGCTCCCGTGGAGCAACCGTGA
- a CDS encoding peptidylprolyl isomerase produces MRLAFVRAAPLLATLALAVGLAGCTKKDQEDPDANVVATVNGEVLSRAEFEQELWRELASTGTESSQQPTPEEVEPYKRALVETLISRMLLLQEARTHNITVTPEEVDRGVLRLSSDYPSGNFNEVLAQGQLSMAELKTREAARLTIEKLFAHQVYTRVALTEEELRAHFAAHEAEYAEPEQVRAAQIVVKGMDEARRVQAQLKAGKKFADLARRYSLSADAKVGGDLGFFPRGQMPPAFDEVVFKLGVGQSSDVVETEYGYHLFRVLEKKPGRKLEFAEVRDQVETKLLAQRRAEAQGKYEQELRAKAKVWVNEATLQAIRERPAPQATAKQ; encoded by the coding sequence ATGCGCCTGGCCTTCGTCCGCGCCGCCCCGCTGCTCGCCACCCTGGCACTCGCCGTGGGGCTGGCGGGCTGTACCAAGAAGGACCAGGAGGATCCGGACGCCAACGTGGTGGCCACGGTGAATGGCGAGGTGCTCTCCCGCGCGGAGTTCGAGCAGGAGCTCTGGCGGGAGCTCGCCTCCACGGGCACGGAGTCCTCGCAGCAGCCCACCCCGGAAGAGGTGGAGCCCTACAAGCGGGCGCTGGTGGAGACGCTCATCTCGCGCATGTTGCTGCTGCAGGAGGCGCGGACGCACAACATCACCGTGACTCCCGAGGAGGTGGATCGCGGCGTGTTGCGGCTGTCGAGTGACTATCCGTCGGGCAACTTCAACGAGGTGCTGGCGCAGGGGCAGCTGTCCATGGCGGAGCTGAAGACGCGCGAGGCGGCCCGGCTCACCATCGAGAAGCTCTTCGCCCACCAGGTGTACACGCGCGTGGCGCTGACGGAGGAGGAGCTGCGCGCCCACTTCGCCGCGCACGAGGCGGAGTACGCCGAGCCCGAGCAGGTGCGCGCGGCCCAGATTGTCGTGAAGGGGATGGACGAGGCGCGGCGGGTGCAGGCGCAGCTCAAGGCGGGCAAGAAGTTCGCCGACCTGGCGCGCCGGTACTCGCTGAGCGCGGACGCCAAGGTGGGAGGAGACCTGGGCTTCTTCCCCCGAGGGCAGATGCCGCCGGCCTTCGACGAGGTGGTGTTCAAGCTGGGCGTGGGGCAGAGCTCGGACGTGGTGGAGACGGAGTACGGCTACCACCTGTTCCGGGTGCTGGAGAAGAAGCCGGGGCGCAAGCTGGAGTTCGCGGAGGTGCGCGACCAGGTGGAGACGAAGCTGCTGGCGCAGCGGCGGGCGGAGGCGCAGGGGAAGTACGAGCAGGAGCTCCGGGCGAAGGCGAAGGTGTGGGTGAACGAGGCCACGCTGCAGGCCATCCGTGAGCGGCCGGCGCCGCAGGCCACGGCGAAGCAATGA